The Apis cerana isolate GH-2021 linkage group LG12, AcerK_1.0, whole genome shotgun sequence genome window below encodes:
- the LOC107999002 gene encoding uncharacterized protein LOC107999002 yields the protein MNQLTVTFLLLCGVYGALAGRRYIAIPMDGIDVIELSPVAPPTPRIARQTEAYIPIPVPSISQEELKSPRQERSNVHILDYVDFGGQTGSNGAFSWYADYPAHH from the coding sequence ACAGTAACATTTCTTCTCTTGTGCGGTGTCTACGGTGCTTTGGCCGGACGTCGTTACATAGCCATTCCAATGGATGGGATCGACGTGATCGAGCTGAGTCCAGTGGCACCACCCACACCGAGGATTGCCCGTCAAACCGAGGCTTACATACCCATACCAGTTCCTAGTATTTCTCAGGAAGAGCTCAAGAGTCCTCGGCAAGAGAGGTCCAACGTTCACATCCTGGATTATGTGGATTTCGGTGGACAAACCGGATCGAATGGAGCCTTCAGCTGGTACGCCGATTATCCGGCACATCACTAA
- the LOC107998997 gene encoding Golgi apparatus protein 1: MEINITNILFVIFLHISVLNCAHLTRTYFKDEYVNNGENMPKISWLFSNSIDNSIRVKRAKIDLIEDNLLKSMNIKCRQNLNRLCHITKNNDELMLLECIQNFKPTEMSGIDDECRQAIWDYILNITDNSNIERLSKRTCGRELDSLDCSGFGKKHGAYLSCLIDQKEKVKNPKCIAYIQRLEWIAVNDFRIIIGPFSSDCENDIKKFKCDKLQPYRDISQGQILACLQEHVNELQLQCKRHILHVSEIQAENIKLDHQLYLACKNDLSEFCRNIRPGSGQVYKCLMQHKTNRSMTAVCQEQLTRRGKLIASDYKVSKGLVKACKDDIKINHCRRSAFEDKNIRLAQILLCLESAAKNGSKIDEDCQAEMFDHRKLLMEDYRLSPEIVDGCANDITTFCNNLKIGGATIHCLMEHTRTRKKKLRISSKCQRAIEELITETDAGEDWRIDPILREQCKFVVIRACRDVHGGDARVISCLMEQLGTKIMTKACETALIQIQYFVARDFELDPQLYRACKFDAIHLCHARNAWANDGKQMDPERGPLVLPCLYRHVYHPQKNMTLKTECIEEIRRVMRQRAINVDLQPEIEEVCLNELASFCYDKTGKGEEILCLQDNLDRLNRNCKLAVGNFTEEQAEHVELNPIISAVCQDIMERYCEEILKYGKDEGDMMECLIEHKNDLNMRSDYKCKAAVEHFQLISLKNYHFTYKFKEACRPSVKRWCPKSKTKADVIECLSTRVQEDIMKDTQHHIPRECRQQLKAQLYQQRENIQFDPILQTQCINDIKQYCYNLEPGNSQILECLAAHKSKLSDACHKQLFKVRKQEFQDSSSDFALLNNCRVMVRQFCHDISRSQALDCLKKYKDEPTFDDKCKNIVVRRMIEQNTDYRFNTALQIACSYDINKHCKEVLLNEPTDKELEGKVIRCLKIKFRESKLLTKCEHQMTNILREAALNYHLNPLLATMCAHEIETICRADENDSGAVEECLKMEFNAGNRDMKEECRLEIADLIEQRRADINVDPLLQKACAVDISKYCSDVPQGAGRHIKCLQNVLEDSNKSLQPDCYKMLTTRIEMFRNAAKLIGPNSIQELYSTVNQSPARRYFMIIALTMIGIIFITGLFCGRVTRRTMIMKNK, translated from the exons atggaaataaatataacaaacattttgtttgtaatttttttacatatatcggTGCTAAATTGTGCTCATTTGACAAGAACTTATTTTAAAGacgaatatgtaaataatggtGAAAATATGCCAAAAATCAGTTGGTTATTCAGCAATTCTATTGATAATTCCATTAGAGTTAAAAGAGCCaaaattgatttgattgaagacaatttattaaaatctatgaatATCAAATGCCGACAAAATTTGAATCGCTTGTGTcatataactaaaaataacgACGAATTAATGTTACTAGAAtgcattcaaaattttaag CCAACTGAAATGTCTGGTATTGATGATGAATGTCGTCAAGCAATTTGGGATTATATCTTAAACATTAcagataattcaaatatagaaCGTTTATCTAAAAGAACTTGTGGTAGAGAATTAGATTCATTAGATTGTTCTGGTTTTGGCAAAAAACATGGAGCATATCTCTCGTGCTTAAttgatcaaaaagaaaaagttaaaaatcctAAATGCATTGCATATATTCAAAGATTAGAATGGATTGCAGTTAATGATTTTAGGATTATAATAGGTCCATTTTCTTCAGAttgtgaaaatgatattaagaaatttaaatgtgaCAAATTACAACCATACAGAGATATATCTCAAGGACAAATATTAGCTTGTTTACAAGAACATGTTAATGAACTTCAACTTCAATGTAAAAGACATATTCTTCATGTATCTGAAATACAAgcagaaaatatcaaattagatcatcaattatatttgGCTTGTAAAAATGATCTTAGTGAATTTTGTCGAAATATTAGACCTGGGAGTGGTCAAGTATACAAATGTTTAATGCAACACAAAACAAATAGATCTATGACAGCAGTATGTCAAGAACAACTTACaagaagaggaaaattaattgcatCTGATTACAAAGTTAGTAAAGGACTGGTTAAAGCTTGTaaagatgatattaaaattaatcattgtaGAAGATCTGcatttgaagataaaaatataagacttGCACAAATTCTTCTTTGTTTGGAATCAGCAGCAAAAAATGGAAGTAAAATTGATGAGGATTGTCAAGCTGAAATGTTTGATCATAGAAAACTTTTAATGGAAGATTATAGATTATCTCCTGAAATAGTTGATGGATGTGCTAATGATATTACAACattctgtaataatttaaaaattggtgGTGCAACAATTCATTGTTTAATGGAACATACcagaacaagaaaaaaaaaattaagaatatctaGTAAATGTCAAAGAGcg ATAGAAGAATTAATAACGGAAACTGATGCTGGAGAAGATTGGAGAATTGATCCTATTTTAAGAGAACAGTGTAAATTTGTTGTTATTCGTGCTTGTAGAgat gtaCATGGAGGTGATGCTAGAGTAATATCATGTTTAATGGAACAACTTGGTACAAAAATAATGACGAAAGCTTGTGAAACTGCTTTAattcaaatacaatattttgtaGCTAGAGATTTTGAATTAGACCCTCAATTGTATAGAGCATGTAAATTTGATGCAATACATTTATGTCATGCAAGAAATGCATGGGCCAATGATGGAAAACAAATGGATCCAGAACGAGGACCTCTTGTTTTACCATGTTTATATAGACATGTATATCATCCTCAAAAGAATATGAca tTAAAAACAGAATGTATTGAAGAAATTAGACGTGTTATGAGACAAAGAGCAATAAATGTTGATTTACAACCTGAAATTGAAGAAGTATGTTTGAATGAATTAGCATCATTTTGTTATGATAAAAcgggaaaaggagaagaaatattatgcCTCCAAGATAATTTAGAtcg tttAAATAGGAATTGTAAATTAGCAGTTGGTAATTTTACAGAAGAGCAAGCAGAACATGTTGAATTAAATCCAATAATTTCTGCTGTATGTCAAGATATCATGGAACGTTACTGTGAG gaaatattaaaatatggtaAAGATGAGGGTGACATGATGGAATGTTTAATAGaacataaaaatgatttaaatatgcgATCcgattataaatgtaaagcAGCAGTGgaacattttcaattaatatcattgaaaaattatcactttacatataaatttaaagaagctTGTAGACCTTCTGTTAAGAGATGGTGTCCAAA atctAAAACTAAAGCAGATGTAATAGAATGCTTAAGTACAAGAGTACAAGAAGATATAATGAAAGATACACAGCATCATATACCAAGAGAATGTAGACAACAATTAAAAGCACAACTTTATcaacaaagagaaaatattcaatttgatcCTATTTTACAAACACaatgtataaatgatattaaacaatattgttataatcttGAACCAGGAAATTCACAG attcttGAATGTTTAGCAGcacataaatcaaaattatctgATGCATGTCATAAACAATTGTTCAAAGTAAGAAAACAAGAATTTCAAGATAGCTCAAGTGATTttgctttattaaataattgtcgaGTAATGGTCAGACAATTCTGTCATGATATCAGCCGTTCACAAGCATtagattgtttaaaaaaatataaagatgaaCCAACATTTGatgataaatgcaaaaatattgttgTTCGAAGAATGATTGAACAAAATACAGATTATAGGTTTAATACTGCATTACAAATAGCATGTTCTTATGATATCAATAAACATTGTAAAGag gtattattaaatgaaccTACAGATAAAGAACTTGAAGGAAAAGTTATaagatgtttaaaaattaaatttagagaaTCTAAACTTTTAACAAAATGTGAACATCAAATGACTAACATACTTAGAGAAGCAGccttaaattatcatttaaatccaTTATTAGCTACAATGTGTGCACATgag ATTGAAACAATTTGTAGAGCAGATGAAAATGATTCTGGAGCAGTAGAAGAATGtttgaaaatggaatttaatgCTGGTAATAGAGATATGAAAGAAGAATGTCGACTTGAAATTGCTGATTTAATAGAGCAAAGAAGAGCAGATATCAATGTAGATCCATTATTACAAAAAGCATGTGCTGTTGATATCAGTAAATATTGTAGTGATGTTCCTCAAGGCGCAGGCAGAC atatcaaGTGTTTACAAAATGTATTAGAAGACAGTAACAAATCTCTACAACCCGATTGTTACAAAATGTTAACTACTAGGATTGAAATGTTTAGGAATGCAGCAAAA ttaATTGGACCAAATTCAATACAAGAATTATATTCAACAGTAAACCAATCTCCTGCAAGACGATATTTTATGATCATTGCTTTGACAATGATTGGTATCATTTTCATTACTGGTTTATTTTGTGGAAGAGTGACGAGACGAacaatgataatgaaaaataaatga
- the LOC107998972 gene encoding phosphatase Herzog isoform X3: protein MDASSIITQVSRDDELGQFNNGKAQLPQENEVANNSSASGKKPRGRGLLRSLLCCLGRGRGSSSKSSKTSSLQGDGHGSPSLRTGSPRFLLPPVRHQDMHKKCMVIDLDETLVHSSFKPINNADFVVPVEIDGTVHQVYVLKRPYVDEFLQRMGELYECVLFTASLAKYADPVADLLDRWGVFRARLFRESCVYHRGNYVKDLNKLGRDLQQIIIVDNSPASYIFHPDNAFIFRYQWHHGLMI, encoded by the exons ATGGACGCATCGTCCATTATCACGCAAGTGTCGCGGGATGACGAGCTAGGCCAGTTTAATAATGGGAAAG CTCAATTACCACAAGAAAATGAAGTGGCCAACAACAGTTCAGCCAGTGGCAAAAAGCCAAGAGGGCGTGGACTTCTGCGGTCTCTACTTTGTTGTCTTGGTAGAGGACGTGGAAGTAGTTCAAAAAGTTCAAAAACAAGTTCATTGCAAGGTGATGGACATGGTTCTCCATCCCTGAGGACTGGATCCCCAAGATTCCTTCTCCCACCTGTCAGACATCAGGATATGCACAAGAAGTGCATGGTGATTGATTTGGATGAAACACTAGTGCATAGTTCTTTCAAACCAATCAACAATGCCGATTTTGTTGTTCCTGTAGAGATTGATGGGACTGTACATCAAGTATATGTTTTAAAGAGGCCTTATGTGGATGAATTTTTACAGAGAATGGGTGAACTTTACGAGTGTGTATTGTTCACTGCAAGTTTGGCTAag TATGCTGATCCAGTAGCAGATTTGCTTGACAGATGGGGCGTATTTAGAGCAAGACTGTTTAGAGAATCTTGTGTTTATCACAGAGGAAATTatgttaaagatttaaataaactagGACGGGATTTACAACAAATCATTATTGTTGATAATAGTCCTGCCAGTTACATTTTCCATCCAGATAATGCA tttatttttaggtACCAGTGGCATCATGGTTTGATGATATGA
- the LOC107998972 gene encoding carboxy-terminal domain RNA polymerase II polypeptide A small phosphatase 1 isoform X2 — MNDLNDTIKAQLPQENEVANNSSASGKKPRGRGLLRSLLCCLGRGRGSSSKSSKTSSLQGDGHGSPSLRTGSPRFLLPPVRHQDMHKKCMVIDLDETLVHSSFKPINNADFVVPVEIDGTVHQVYVLKRPYVDEFLQRMGELYECVLFTASLAKYADPVADLLDRWGVFRARLFRESCVYHRGNYVKDLNKLGRDLQQIIIVDNSPASYIFHPDNAVPVASWFDDMTDSELLDLIPFFEKLSNVENIYTVLCNSNHPYNQVPSAVQSSPSPGSGSLSAS, encoded by the exons ATGAATGATTTAAACGATACAATTAAAG CTCAATTACCACAAGAAAATGAAGTGGCCAACAACAGTTCAGCCAGTGGCAAAAAGCCAAGAGGGCGTGGACTTCTGCGGTCTCTACTTTGTTGTCTTGGTAGAGGACGTGGAAGTAGTTCAAAAAGTTCAAAAACAAGTTCATTGCAAGGTGATGGACATGGTTCTCCATCCCTGAGGACTGGATCCCCAAGATTCCTTCTCCCACCTGTCAGACATCAGGATATGCACAAGAAGTGCATGGTGATTGATTTGGATGAAACACTAGTGCATAGTTCTTTCAAACCAATCAACAATGCCGATTTTGTTGTTCCTGTAGAGATTGATGGGACTGTACATCAAGTATATGTTTTAAAGAGGCCTTATGTGGATGAATTTTTACAGAGAATGGGTGAACTTTACGAGTGTGTATTGTTCACTGCAAGTTTGGCTAag TATGCTGATCCAGTAGCAGATTTGCTTGACAGATGGGGCGTATTTAGAGCAAGACTGTTTAGAGAATCTTGTGTTTATCACAGAGGAAATTatgttaaagatttaaataaactagGACGGGATTTACAACAAATCATTATTGTTGATAATAGTCCTGCCAGTTACATTTTCCATCCAGATAATGCA gtACCAGTGGCATCATGGTTTGATGATATGACAGATTcagaattattagatttaattccattttttgaAAAGCTCAGTAATGTGGAGAATATTTACACAGTCTTGTGCAATAGTAATCATCCTTATAATCAAGTACCTTCGGCTGTACAAAGTAGTCCAAGCCCAGGGTCAGGTTCACTTAGTGCTTCCTAG
- the LOC107998972 gene encoding carboxy-terminal domain RNA polymerase II polypeptide A small phosphatase 1 isoform X1 translates to MDASSIITQVSRDDELGQFNNGKAQLPQENEVANNSSASGKKPRGRGLLRSLLCCLGRGRGSSSKSSKTSSLQGDGHGSPSLRTGSPRFLLPPVRHQDMHKKCMVIDLDETLVHSSFKPINNADFVVPVEIDGTVHQVYVLKRPYVDEFLQRMGELYECVLFTASLAKYADPVADLLDRWGVFRARLFRESCVYHRGNYVKDLNKLGRDLQQIIIVDNSPASYIFHPDNAVPVASWFDDMTDSELLDLIPFFEKLSNVENIYTVLCNSNHPYNQVPSAVQSSPSPGSGSLSAS, encoded by the exons ATGGACGCATCGTCCATTATCACGCAAGTGTCGCGGGATGACGAGCTAGGCCAGTTTAATAATGGGAAAG CTCAATTACCACAAGAAAATGAAGTGGCCAACAACAGTTCAGCCAGTGGCAAAAAGCCAAGAGGGCGTGGACTTCTGCGGTCTCTACTTTGTTGTCTTGGTAGAGGACGTGGAAGTAGTTCAAAAAGTTCAAAAACAAGTTCATTGCAAGGTGATGGACATGGTTCTCCATCCCTGAGGACTGGATCCCCAAGATTCCTTCTCCCACCTGTCAGACATCAGGATATGCACAAGAAGTGCATGGTGATTGATTTGGATGAAACACTAGTGCATAGTTCTTTCAAACCAATCAACAATGCCGATTTTGTTGTTCCTGTAGAGATTGATGGGACTGTACATCAAGTATATGTTTTAAAGAGGCCTTATGTGGATGAATTTTTACAGAGAATGGGTGAACTTTACGAGTGTGTATTGTTCACTGCAAGTTTGGCTAag TATGCTGATCCAGTAGCAGATTTGCTTGACAGATGGGGCGTATTTAGAGCAAGACTGTTTAGAGAATCTTGTGTTTATCACAGAGGAAATTatgttaaagatttaaataaactagGACGGGATTTACAACAAATCATTATTGTTGATAATAGTCCTGCCAGTTACATTTTCCATCCAGATAATGCA gtACCAGTGGCATCATGGTTTGATGATATGACAGATTcagaattattagatttaattccattttttgaAAAGCTCAGTAATGTGGAGAATATTTACACAGTCTTGTGCAATAGTAATCATCCTTATAATCAAGTACCTTCGGCTGTACAAAGTAGTCCAAGCCCAGGGTCAGGTTCACTTAGTGCTTCCTAG
- the LOC107998948 gene encoding uncharacterized protein LOC107998948, whose product MEAEAGRQSHHQRLQLTLSSPGIPGLDVVRALHQTVISLRSALDSSREELRRLKERVGDFSGESYVNVVERLALENHVLRRKILSRNSEFSSDAATSPPPQALLSSLAVEDVEDLSEEVGVLMDESRDELVAEDMPEASKPVIGPRTDINAGSNNENPDYSQSRTAEKVSKNNAQSLTKSESKDIGLKCTMSKDSIPVKPLIGISSIDLDDTLKNEASALTNTRQSKDIEEEDGIEVQIDHLEVQEKDLEDLSLKSVSDGDNSVFSDNPDTQVSQQNQRQNQTADQPKPNDQSENESEELDDIELIFTTDETCRDLGLQEDLVSITETESWQQAVPAGQPVLLKYTKSAEGESLVCNGEKTSSVEEAVSSQSSSIDREESVDRFDEGSSTRLNKIWSQCSVLVETDISKCGVVEEPEHATRHAVRRNTLAAPPTAYRPIIHREALAGSRRKSMAPLRPVMDRITGARRESGAQTDISALPAHWRSESYLAHKVAHTFTTLPSKFALPAGVPGRLRLSDKTREARRVMLSDISFTSMVPELSRSADHLCHDSHAQTCFGSRGCGLRTPDVHRRESLGSPAGFWPRCNPATGLPSPCDCRLSTDLYSSRYRGSLSSIPSPGLEVVGGPPRRHSWRATAASFDTWRVPLATSTPRPTWSSMPSSPTHVHPPATSSKTSKSVPKRTRSKVTFQECPMTRGSLPNLRSDLVTGDNSGDSTESLIDEAEDYLRRSIDSMLTISSSGVSSDYWNRQTARRRRTRRYSEPDLIRDWHPPQDARPYLPKIPRDLKLDHLVKIISPEGKVLQGRVRYVGPVPGREETHVGVELPYSNGCSDGTFHGRRFFDCDPDRAIFVPFKKVILAWCTT is encoded by the exons ATGGAAGCTGAAGCTGGTCGGCAGTCTCACCATCAGAGGCTGCAGCTTACCCTGTCATCCCCGGGAATCCCCGGACTGGACGTCGTGAGAGCATTACATCAG ACTGTGATATCTTTGCGTTCTGCGCTGGATTCCTCACGAGAAGAGCTTCGTCGTCTTAAGGAGAGGGTTGGTGATTTTTCTGGCGAAAGCTACGTTAACGTTGTCGAGAGGCTCGCTCTTGAGAATCACGTCCTTAGACGAAAGATCCTAAGTAGGAACAGTGAGTTTTCTAGCGATGCTGCTACAAGTCCGCCACCTCAGGCCCTCCTTTCTTCACTCGCAGTAGAGGACGTCGAAGA TCTGTCAGAGGAAGTAGGCGTACTCATGGACGAGTCCAGGGACGAACTAGTCGCGGAGGACATGCCAGAGGCATCTAAACCGGTCATTGGGCCGCGTACCGACATCAACGCTGGAAGTAACAATGAGAATCCCGATTATTCGCAATCTCGTACAGCCGAGAAAGTATCCAAGAATAATGCACAATCCCTCACGAAATCAGAATCTAAGGACATCGGATTGAAGTGCACCATGTCTAAGGACTCTATTCCCGTTAAACCTTTAATTGGGATATCTAGCATCGATCTGGATGACACGTTGAAAAACGAGGCTTCTGCTTTGACCAATACTAGACAATCCAAAGACATTGAGGAGGAGGATGGGATCGAGGTTCAAATTGATCATTTGGAGGTGCAAGAGAAGGATCTCGAGGATCTAAGTTTGAAGTCTGTCTCCGATGGAGACAATTCGGTGTTCAGCGATAATCCGGACACGCAAGTGTCACAGCAAAATCAACGTCAAAATCAAACGGCGGATCAACCGAAACCGAACGATCAATCCGAGAACGAATCTGAAGAGCTCGATGACATCGAGTTGATATTCACGACGGACGAGACTTGTCGCGATCTCGGTCTTCAAGAGGACCTCGTCTCCATAACGGAAACCGAATCTTGGCAACAGGCTGTACCCGCTGGTCAACCGGTATTgttgaaatatacaaaatcaGCCGAAGGCGAATCGTTGGTGTGCAACGGTGAGAAGACTAGCTCCGTCGAAGAGGCGGTTTCCTCGCAGAGTTCGAGTATCGATCGCGAGGAAAGCGTGGACAGGTTCGACGAGGGTTCTAGCACCAGGTTGAACAAAATATGGTCCCAGTGTTCGGTGTTGGTTGAAACGGATATCAGCAAGTGCGGGGTCGTCGAAGAGCCTGAGCATGCTACCAGACATGCGGTTAGAAGGAACACTTTAGCTGCACCACCCACTGCCTACAg ACCGATCATCCATCGTGAAGCTCTGGCGGGTAGCCGACGAAAGAGCATGGCACCACTGAGACCAGTGATGGACAGGATCACCGGTGCAAGACGAGAATCTGGCGCCCAAACAGACATTTCTGCGCTTCCAGCCCATTGGCGTTCCGAGAGTTATCTCGCGCATAAAGTGGCTCATACGTTCACCACGTTGCCCAGCAAATTTGCTTTGCCGGCCGGGGTGCCTGGAAGGCTTCGATTATCCGATAAAACCCGAGAAGCGAGAAGAGTGATGTTGTCCGATATCAGCTTCACCAGTATGGTACCAGAACTGTCGAGAAGTGCCGATCATCTCTGCCACGATTCACACGCACAG acTTGCTTCGGTTCCCGAGGTTGCGGACTTCGTACACCGGACGTGCACCGGCGCGAATCGCTGGGCTCTCCTGCGGGATTCTGGCCCCGTTGCAACCCCGCCACAGGCCTGCCGAGTCCCTGCGACTGTCGTCTCTCGACCGACCTTTATTCTTCGCGATACCGCGGTTCATTGTCCTCGATCCCGTCGCCCGGATTGGAGGTGGTCGGCGGTCCACCGCGTAGACACTCGTGGAGAGCGACAGCGGCGTCCTTCGACACTTGGAGAGTTCCGCTCGCCACTTCCACCCCGAGACCCACCTGGTCTTCTATGCCCTCTTCTCCTACCCACGTGCACCCGCCTGCTACGTCCTCGAAAACTTCTAAGAGCGTTCCTAAGAGAACTAGATCGAAGGTCACCTTTCAAG AATGCCCGATGACGCGTGGCAGCTTGCCAAATCTGCGCTCGGATTTGGTGACCGGCGATAACAGCGGCGATTCGACCGAGTCGTTGATCGACGAGGCCGAGGATTATTTGCGACGGAGCATCGACTCGATGCTGACAATATCCAGTAGCGGCGTCAGTTCCGATTACTGGAACAGACAGACAGCTAGGCGGAGACGTACACGGCGATATTCTGAGCCGGATCTAATCCGTGACTGGCATCCGCCACAGGATGCCAGACCGTACCTGCCAAAG ATACCAAGAGATCTAAAGCTGGATCATCTCGTGAAGATTATATCGCCAGAGGGTAAAGTTCTTCAAGGGCGAGTGAGGTACGTGGGCCCTGTACCAGGCCGCGAGGAGACTCACGTAGGCGTGGAGTTACCTTACTCGAATGGCTGCTCCGATGGCACGTTTCACGGAAGAAGATTCTTCGATTG CGATCCCGATCGAGCGATCTTCGTCCCGTTCAAGAAAGTGATTCTGGCCTGGTGCACCACTTGA